The Salmonella enterica subsp. houtenae serovar Houten genome has a segment encoding these proteins:
- the yiaE gene encoding 2-hydroxyacid dehydrogenase, producing MKPSIILYKTLPDDLLHRLERHFTVTQVPNLHPETVARHAQAFASARGLLGASETVNRALLEKMPALRAASTISVGYDNVDVDALTARKIVLMHTPAVLTETVADTMMALMLATARRVVDVAERVKAGKWTDNISPAWFGVDVHHKTLGIVGMGRIGMALAQRAHFGFTMPILYNARRRHQEAEDRFNARYCDLDTLLQEADFVCVILPLTAETRHLFGAKQFASMKSSAIFINAGRGPVVDENALIAALQNGELYAAGLDVFEHEPLSVDSPLLSMSNVVAVPHIGSATHETRYNMMACAVDNLIDALLGKIEKNCVNPQAAG from the coding sequence ATGAAGCCGTCCATCATTCTCTACAAAACCCTGCCTGATGATTTACTGCATCGCCTGGAGAGGCATTTTACCGTCACCCAGGTACCGAATTTACACCCGGAAACAGTAGCACGACACGCGCAGGCGTTTGCCAGCGCGCGAGGTCTTCTGGGCGCCAGCGAAACCGTTAACCGCGCGCTGCTGGAGAAGATGCCGGCGCTACGCGCGGCGTCGACCATCTCGGTGGGATACGATAATGTCGATGTGGACGCCCTTACTGCCCGTAAAATAGTCCTGATGCACACGCCTGCCGTTTTAACGGAAACGGTTGCCGATACGATGATGGCGCTGATGCTGGCCACTGCCCGCCGCGTGGTGGACGTCGCAGAACGGGTGAAAGCGGGTAAGTGGACGGACAACATTAGTCCGGCGTGGTTTGGCGTCGATGTTCATCACAAAACGCTCGGTATCGTGGGCATGGGGCGTATCGGGATGGCGCTGGCGCAGCGGGCGCACTTTGGGTTTACCATGCCGATTCTCTATAACGCCCGTCGGCGACATCAGGAGGCGGAAGATCGGTTTAACGCCCGCTACTGCGACCTGGATACGTTGTTGCAGGAGGCCGATTTTGTCTGCGTGATCCTGCCGCTAACGGCAGAAACGCGACATCTGTTTGGCGCAAAACAGTTTGCCAGCATGAAATCGTCCGCCATTTTTATTAATGCCGGACGCGGCCCGGTGGTCGATGAAAACGCGCTGATTGCCGCGCTGCAAAACGGTGAACTATATGCGGCAGGTCTGGATGTCTTTGAACATGAACCGCTATCCGTGGATTCGCCCCTGCTGAGCATGTCTAACGTCGTCGCGGTACCGCATATCGGCTCGGCAACACATGAGACTCGCTACAACATGATGGCCTGCGCGGTGGATAATTTGATTGATGCGCTGCTGGGAAAAATTGAGAAGAACTGCGTCAATCCGCAAGCGGCGGGATAA